From one Caldichromatium japonicum genomic stretch:
- a CDS encoding ABC transporter permease subunit has protein sequence MGRRSWPLLSVLAFGYAFLYIPIALLILYSFNESRLVTVWSGFSLKWYRELLHNRQLLEAAWLSVRIAAVNATVAVVLGTLAANALVRHPRFRGRTLFELLLAAPLVMPDVIIGLSLLLLFVAMQQTIGWPGGRGFTTITIAHITFSLAYVAVVVRSRLMRMDRSLEEAAMDLGARPLTVYLQITLPLIAPALLSGWLLAFTLSLDDLVIASFVSGPGATTLPMVIYSSVRMGVSPQINALATLIVCLVAIAVLIAGSSMRRR, from the coding sequence ATGGGACGCAGGTCCTGGCCCTTGCTCAGCGTCCTAGCCTTCGGCTATGCGTTTTTATATATCCCGATCGCCCTCCTGATCCTGTATTCGTTCAACGAATCGCGCCTGGTCACCGTCTGGTCGGGCTTTTCGCTCAAGTGGTATCGGGAGCTTTTGCACAACCGCCAGCTCCTCGAGGCCGCCTGGCTGAGCGTGCGCATCGCCGCAGTCAATGCCACGGTCGCTGTGGTTCTAGGGACCCTAGCCGCCAATGCCCTGGTGCGTCACCCGCGCTTTCGTGGGCGCACCCTGTTTGAGCTGCTTCTTGCCGCGCCCCTGGTGATGCCGGATGTGATCATCGGCCTGTCGCTGTTATTGCTGTTTGTCGCCATGCAGCAGACCATCGGCTGGCCGGGGGGTCGAGGATTCACCACCATCACCATCGCCCATATCACCTTCAGCCTTGCTTATGTCGCGGTCGTGGTACGCTCGCGCTTGATGCGCATGGACCGCTCGCTCGAAGAGGCGGCGATGGACCTGGGGGCGCGCCCGCTGACCGTCTATCTCCAGATCACTCTGCCTTTGATCGCACCGGCCCTGCTGTCGGGCTGGCTGTTGGCCTTCACCCTCTCGCTCGATGACCTGGTGATCGCGAGCTTCGTCTCCGGCCCAGGCGCAACCACCCTGCCCATGGTGATCTATTCGAGCGTACGCATGGGGGTCTCACCGCAGATCAATGCCTTGGCGACCCTGATCGTCTGCTTGGTTGCGATCGCCGTCCTGATCGCCGGTTCATCCATGCGGCGGCGGTGA
- a CDS encoding ABC transporter ATP-binding protein — protein sequence MSNGAPGRHPLEPWQDPKAKPYVRIDRVTKKFGDLYAVDDVTLEIYQGEFFSLLGSSGCGKTTLLRLLAGLEYPTSGRIYIDGADVTDVPPYSRPVNMMFQSYALFPHMTVEQNIEFGLKQDRLPRRERKERVDEMLELLKITPLRKRRPDQLSGGQRQRVALARSLAKHPKLLLLDEPLGALDKRLRENTQFELVNLQERLGTTFITVTHDQEEAMTMSSRIAVMDAGQIMQVDTPTAIYEFPNSRFVAEFIGSVNLFEGKVIDLQGDDFLIEAQFGGLMRMRSLQPHPIGTPVVVAIRPEKLRLCQTPPSNGGVNQLKGVVEDIAYLGDVSIYRLRTPNGPLVEMTLTNIQPRTEQVLTWEQEVWVEWSPTSGVVLTD from the coding sequence GTGTCTAACGGCGCCCCTGGCCGTCACCCCCTCGAGCCTTGGCAGGACCCCAAGGCCAAGCCCTATGTCCGCATCGACCGCGTCACTAAAAAGTTCGGCGACCTCTATGCGGTTGATGATGTGACGCTCGAGATCTATCAAGGCGAGTTCTTTTCGCTGTTGGGCAGCTCGGGCTGCGGCAAAACCACGTTGTTGCGTCTGCTGGCGGGCCTCGAGTACCCCACCAGCGGGCGGATCTATATCGACGGGGCGGACGTCACCGATGTCCCACCCTATTCACGCCCCGTGAACATGATGTTTCAGTCATACGCGCTCTTTCCGCACATGACGGTGGAGCAGAACATCGAGTTCGGGCTGAAACAAGACCGCCTGCCTCGGCGGGAGCGCAAGGAGCGGGTCGATGAGATGCTTGAGCTCTTAAAGATCACCCCCTTGCGCAAGCGCCGGCCTGATCAGCTCTCGGGCGGCCAGCGCCAGCGGGTGGCGCTTGCCAGAAGCCTCGCCAAGCACCCCAAGCTCCTCTTGCTCGATGAACCCCTGGGAGCGCTCGACAAACGGCTGCGCGAGAACACCCAGTTCGAGCTAGTCAATCTACAAGAGCGCCTGGGGACGACCTTCATCACCGTCACCCACGACCAGGAGGAGGCCATGACCATGTCCAGCCGGATCGCGGTCATGGATGCTGGGCAGATCATGCAGGTCGATACCCCAACCGCGATCTATGAGTTCCCCAACAGCCGTTTTGTGGCCGAGTTTATTGGCTCGGTCAATCTCTTCGAGGGCAAGGTCATCGACCTGCAAGGGGATGACTTCTTGATCGAGGCCCAGTTTGGGGGCCTGATGCGCATGCGTAGCCTGCAACCCCATCCCATCGGCACACCGGTTGTCGTAGCGATCCGCCCGGAAAAGCTTCGCCTGTGTCAGACCCCGCCGAGCAACGGCGGGGTCAATCAGCTCAAAGGGGTGGTCGAAGACATCGCCTATCTCGGCGATGTCTCGATCTATCGTCTGCGCACCCCCAATGGCCCCTTGGTCGAGATGACCCTCACCAACATCCAGCCGCGCACCGAACAGGTCCTGACCTGGGAGCAGGAGGTCTGGGTCGAGTGGTCGCCGACCAGCGGCGTGGTCTTGACCGACTAA
- a CDS encoding ABC transporter permease subunit — protein MKPQTTSDEERRLGRLSNIGLPYLWLGLFFLLPFVIVLRISLAEPALTQPPYTALWEWVDGMLEIRLNLRNFQLIYEDQLYLQALLNSLWVALVGTLGCLLLGYPMAYAIATAPEHRRIPLLMLIILPFWTSFLIRVYAWIGILNANGLLNGFLLWLGVINEPLKILHTQSAVYVGVIYSYLPFMILPLYANLTRLDRTLLEAAADLGCRPWCAFWRITFPLTLPGVIAGSMLVFIPVVGEFVIPDLLGNPGSLMVGQLMWTEFFANKDWPLAAALAIVLLTILVVPFVIMQRLQQEDEVT, from the coding sequence ATGAAACCGCAAACCACAAGCGATGAGGAACGTCGGCTCGGGCGGCTGAGCAATATCGGCCTGCCTTATCTGTGGCTGGGGCTTTTTTTCCTCTTGCCCTTTGTCATCGTGCTGCGCATCAGTCTGGCCGAGCCCGCGCTCACCCAGCCGCCCTATACGGCGCTCTGGGAGTGGGTCGATGGGATGCTCGAGATCCGGCTCAACCTCAGGAACTTTCAGCTCATCTATGAGGACCAGCTCTATCTCCAGGCGCTGTTGAACTCGCTCTGGGTGGCCTTGGTCGGGACCCTGGGGTGTCTGCTCCTCGGCTATCCCATGGCCTATGCGATCGCGACCGCGCCCGAACACCGGCGCATCCCGCTTCTCATGCTGATCATCCTGCCCTTTTGGACCTCGTTCTTGATCCGTGTCTATGCCTGGATTGGTATCCTCAACGCCAACGGCCTGCTCAACGGCTTTTTGCTGTGGCTGGGGGTGATCAATGAGCCGTTGAAGATCCTGCATACCCAGAGCGCGGTCTATGTTGGGGTGATCTATTCCTATCTACCGTTCATGATCCTGCCGCTCTATGCTAATCTCACCCGGCTCGATCGGACCCTATTGGAGGCGGCGGCGGATCTGGGATGCCGGCCATGGTGTGCATTCTGGCGGATCACCTTTCCCCTGACCCTGCCCGGGGTCATCGCCGGCAGCATGCTGGTCTTCATCCCAGTGGTCGGCGAGTTCGTGATCCCCGATCTGCTCGGCAATCCAGGCAGCCTCATGGTCGGCCAATTGATGTGGACCGAGTTCTTTGCCAATAAGGACTGGCCACTGGCTGCAGCCCTAGCGATCGTGCTGCTGACGATCCTGGTTGTGCCCTTTGTCATCATGCAGCGCCTGCAACAAGAAGACGAGGTGACCTAG